The following proteins come from a genomic window of Frankia casuarinae:
- a CDS encoding PLP-dependent aminotransferase family protein, with translation MTNAAPPAAAVPGLAARAGAVRTSPVREILALTAHPEVISFAGGLPAPELFDADGIRRAYDRVLTEEPRRVLQYSATEGDPDLRQTVAERLARRGLPTRADDLLITTGSQQALTLLSATLVEPGDAVLVEDPTYLAALQCLGLAGARVVPVPTDEHGILPDRLAETVARERPRLLYLVPTFQNPTGRTLSAARRAAVARVAAEQGLWIVEDDPYGELRFQGTREPWIASFADAADRTVLLGSFSKIIAPGMRLGWLRAPAMLRRACVIAKQAADLHTSTVDQAAAARYLADADPDLHIARMCAAYRERRDALLDGLAWALPPGSSWNRPEGGMFVWARLPDGHDATALLPGVVEHDVAYVPGAPFFAGPPDPATLRLSFTTHPPVEITKGLTRLARAFGV, from the coding sequence ATGACCAACGCCGCTCCACCCGCCGCTGCGGTGCCCGGTCTCGCCGCCCGAGCCGGCGCCGTGCGCACCTCGCCAGTGCGGGAGATCCTCGCGCTGACCGCCCACCCGGAGGTGATCTCCTTCGCCGGCGGTCTACCCGCTCCCGAGCTCTTCGACGCCGACGGAATCCGGCGCGCCTACGACCGGGTGCTCACCGAGGAGCCGCGGCGCGTGCTGCAGTACTCCGCCACGGAGGGCGACCCGGACCTGCGCCAGACGGTCGCGGAACGCCTGGCGCGCCGCGGCCTGCCCACCCGAGCGGACGACCTGCTGATCACGACGGGCTCGCAGCAGGCCCTGACGCTGCTGTCGGCGACGCTCGTGGAGCCGGGTGACGCGGTCCTCGTGGAGGATCCGACCTATCTGGCTGCCCTGCAGTGCCTCGGCCTCGCGGGTGCCCGGGTGGTGCCCGTCCCCACCGACGAGCACGGGATCCTCCCCGACCGGTTGGCGGAGACGGTGGCCCGCGAGCGTCCCAGACTGCTCTACCTGGTGCCGACCTTCCAGAACCCCACCGGTCGGACGCTGTCCGCGGCGCGCCGCGCGGCCGTCGCCCGGGTGGCCGCGGAGCAGGGCCTGTGGATCGTCGAGGACGACCCCTACGGTGAGCTGCGCTTCCAGGGCACGCGGGAGCCGTGGATCGCGTCGTTCGCCGACGCCGCCGACCGCACCGTCCTGCTCGGCAGCTTCTCCAAGATCATAGCCCCAGGGATGCGACTGGGCTGGCTGCGGGCCCCGGCCATGCTGCGGCGGGCCTGCGTGATCGCCAAGCAGGCCGCGGACCTGCACACCTCCACGGTCGATCAGGCCGCCGCCGCCCGGTATCTGGCCGACGCCGACCCCGACCTGCACATTGCTCGGATGTGCGCCGCCTACCGCGAACGCCGCGACGCGCTCCTCGACGGGCTCGCCTGGGCGCTGCCGCCCGGGAGCAGCTGGAACCGGCCCGAGGGCGGCATGTTCGTCTGGGCCCGCCTCCCCGATGGTCACGACGCCACCGCCCTGCTGCCCGGCGTGGTGGAGCACGACGTGGCCTACGTTCCCGGTGCTCCTTTTTTCGCGGGGCCGCCGGACCCCGCGACGCTGCGCCTGTCCTTCACCACGCACCCGCCGGTGGAGATCACGAAGGGGTTGACGCGGCTGGCACGGGCGTTCGGAGTATGA
- a CDS encoding SRPBCC family protein, translating to MSRGFEIRREGVLPTSPEEYWDAVTTGNGGWLWPMEFEPRQGGAAPFGGTVTVWDPPHHLVTRVEGADGWFNQLEHVIEGRDGGTTSFRYVHSGIFVDDWENQYDGASQHTDFYLHTLGQYLRYFSRRPVTYVAADAPASSTAPDAFVRLRRELGVADEVGQGDAVRVTLPGIDPLDAVVDYLHPHFLGLRTGDGLYRFFGRNAFGAPIGIALHLFAPGADQAKTTQAWTDWLQDVFA from the coding sequence ATGTCCCGTGGGTTCGAGATCCGCCGCGAGGGCGTGCTGCCCACCTCCCCGGAGGAGTACTGGGACGCCGTGACCACCGGTAACGGCGGATGGCTGTGGCCGATGGAGTTCGAGCCCCGCCAGGGTGGCGCCGCGCCCTTCGGGGGCACGGTCACCGTCTGGGATCCGCCGCACCACCTCGTCACCCGGGTGGAGGGTGCGGATGGCTGGTTCAACCAGCTGGAACATGTGATCGAGGGCCGGGACGGCGGCACGACCTCCTTCCGCTACGTCCACAGCGGGATCTTCGTCGACGACTGGGAGAACCAGTACGACGGCGCCAGCCAGCACACCGACTTCTACCTGCACACGCTCGGCCAGTACCTGCGGTACTTCAGTCGCCGGCCGGTGACCTACGTCGCGGCCGACGCGCCGGCGTCCTCGACCGCGCCGGACGCGTTCGTCCGGCTGCGCCGCGAGCTCGGCGTCGCCGACGAGGTCGGCCAGGGCGACGCGGTGCGCGTCACCCTCCCGGGCATCGACCCGCTGGACGCCGTGGTCGACTACCTGCATCCCCACTTCCTCGGCCTGCGGACCGGCGACGGGCTGTACCGCTTCTTCGGCCGCAACGCCTTCGGCGCCCCGATCGGCATCGCCCTGCACCTGTTCGCCCCCGGCGCCGACCAGGCGAAGACCACCCAGGCCTGGACCGACTGGCTACAGGACGTGTTCGCCTAA
- a CDS encoding ArsR/SmtB family transcription factor, translating into MLEVAVIDDPAAAGAALDPVRARLLAALAEPGSASTLATPVGLSRQRVNYHLRALERHGLVELVEERRRGNCTERVLRATAASYVISPTALPAVAPDPGRSPDQRSARWLLALGARLVREIGDLLTGATAARQRLATFAIDSEIRFASAADRAAFAAELGETVAALVGRYHDTTAAGGRSHRFVVALHPSVTRPERVAVGSNAGSEAGEGILGLGTAGPTGIDGPTSAAGLTSAAGPTGTDGPTATKEN; encoded by the coding sequence ATGTTGGAGGTCGCAGTGATCGATGACCCGGCCGCCGCGGGGGCCGCGCTCGACCCGGTCCGGGCGAGGTTGCTGGCCGCGCTCGCGGAGCCGGGTTCGGCCAGCACCCTGGCCACTCCCGTGGGGCTGTCACGTCAGCGGGTCAATTACCACCTGCGGGCCCTGGAGCGTCACGGGCTGGTCGAACTCGTCGAGGAACGCAGAAGGGGCAACTGCACCGAGCGCGTATTACGGGCGACGGCGGCCTCCTATGTGATCTCGCCGACCGCGTTGCCGGCGGTCGCCCCGGATCCCGGCCGGTCGCCGGATCAGCGCTCTGCCCGATGGCTGCTCGCGCTCGGTGCCCGGCTGGTGCGGGAGATCGGCGACCTCCTCACCGGTGCCACCGCCGCCCGGCAGCGGCTGGCGACGTTCGCGATCGACAGCGAGATCCGGTTCGCCTCCGCCGCGGACCGCGCCGCGTTCGCCGCGGAGCTCGGGGAGACGGTTGCCGCCCTCGTCGGCAGGTACCACGACACCACCGCTGCGGGCGGGCGCTCCCACCGTTTCGTCGTCGCCCTGCACCCGAGCGTCACGCGGCCCGAGCGGGTGGCTGTCGGGTCCAATGCGGGATCCGAGGCGGGAGAGGGCATCCTCGGCCTCGGCACCGCCGGTCCCACTGGCATCGACGGTCCCACCAGCGCAGCCGGCCTTACCAGCGCAGCCGGTCCCACCGGAACCGATGGCCCCACCGCAACCAAGGAGAACTAG